A stretch of Acidobacteriota bacterium DNA encodes these proteins:
- the gltX gene encoding glutamate--tRNA ligase, producing the protein MTNSEVRVRVAPSPTGDPHVGTAYQALFNYAFARSRGGKFILRIEDTDRARSTPQSEAAILEALGWLGLKWDEGPDVGGPYGPYRQSERAEIYREHVQRLLDEGHAYRCFLSREELEKMRAEQREKGLPAFKDLEGRERPEEESRRRAEAGEPFTVRMKTPLDGECVIEDLLHGEVRKDWASIDDQIILKSDGFPTYHLANVVDDHLMGITHVIRGEEWINSVPKHLELYRFFGWQPPVFCHLPLLRNNDKNRSKLSKRKNPTSILYYRRAGFLPQALLNFLGLLGWSMPGEEEKFTLEEMIAAFRLEDINLGGPVFDVQKLKWLNGRYIREDYDAAGLRRELEKWAINAETLEKILPLAQPRLMTLSDWGYLTAFFFADEVPLDPGALELKGGSAEDLARLFQLAVWKLEALRDFSSENLEALFSELAQDTGLKLRDLTRPFYVALTGRSAATPLYQSMEILGSDMVRMRLRRAIEALGGLSAKKLKALEKEYAAGRR; encoded by the coding sequence ATGACGAATTCCGAGGTCCGGGTCCGGGTGGCGCCCTCTCCCACCGGGGACCCCCACGTGGGCACGGCCTACCAGGCCCTGTTCAACTACGCCTTCGCCCGCAGCCGGGGCGGCAAGTTCATCCTGCGTATCGAGGACACCGATCGGGCCCGCTCCACGCCTCAGTCCGAAGCGGCGATTCTCGAGGCCCTGGGCTGGCTGGGGCTGAAGTGGGACGAGGGGCCCGACGTGGGGGGGCCTTACGGACCCTACCGGCAGAGCGAGCGGGCCGAGATCTACCGCGAACACGTGCAGAGACTGCTGGACGAGGGCCACGCCTATCGCTGCTTTCTCAGCCGGGAAGAGCTGGAGAAGATGCGGGCCGAGCAGCGGGAGAAGGGCCTGCCGGCGTTCAAGGATCTCGAGGGGCGCGAACGGCCGGAGGAAGAATCCCGCCGCCGCGCGGAGGCCGGCGAGCCCTTCACCGTCCGGATGAAAACGCCCCTCGACGGCGAGTGTGTCATCGAAGATCTGCTCCACGGCGAGGTGCGCAAGGACTGGGCGTCCATCGACGACCAGATCATCCTCAAGTCGGATGGCTTTCCCACCTATCACCTGGCCAACGTGGTGGACGACCACCTGATGGGCATCACCCACGTGATCCGGGGCGAGGAGTGGATCAACTCGGTGCCCAAGCACCTCGAGCTCTACCGCTTCTTCGGCTGGCAGCCGCCGGTGTTCTGCCACCTGCCGCTGCTGCGAAACAACGACAAGAACCGCTCCAAGCTTTCCAAGCGCAAGAACCCCACCTCGATCCTCTACTATCGGCGGGCGGGTTTCCTGCCCCAGGCCCTGCTCAATTTTCTCGGCCTGCTGGGCTGGTCGATGCCCGGTGAAGAAGAAAAGTTCACCCTCGAGGAGATGATCGCCGCCTTCCGCCTGGAAGACATCAACCTCGGCGGCCCGGTCTTCGACGTACAGAAGCTCAAGTGGCTCAACGGCCGCTACATTCGCGAGGACTACGACGCCGCCGGCCTGCGCCGTGAGCTGGAGAAGTGGGCGATCAACGCCGAGACACTGGAAAAGATCCTGCCCCTGGCCCAACCCCGCCTGATGACCCTTTCGGACTGGGGCTACCTGACGGCCTTCTTCTTCGCCGACGAGGTGCCCCTCGACCCCGGGGCGCTCGAGCTCAAGGGCGGCAGCGCCGAGGACCTGGCGCGCCTGTTCCAACTGGCCGTGTGGAAACTGGAGGCCCTGCGGGACTTCAGCAGCGAAAACCTCGAGGCCCTGTTCTCGGAGCTGGCCCAAGACACCGGCCTCAAGCTGCGGGATCTGACCCGGCCGTTCTACGTCGCCCTGACGGGGCGCAGCGCCGCCACCCCCCTCTACCAGTCCATGGAGATCCTCGGCTCGGACATGGTGCGCATGCGCCTGCGCCGGGCCATCGAGGCCCTCGGCGGCCTGTCCGCCAAGAAGCTCAAGGCTCTCGAGAAGGAGTACGCCGCGGGGCGCCGGTAG
- a CDS encoding glutamine--tRNA ligase/YqeY domain fusion protein has protein sequence MSTKDPGAPREESLDFIREIIAADQRSGKHGGRVATRFPPEPNGYLHIGHAKSICLNFGVAAEWNGTCNLRFDDTNPCKEEQEYVDAIKDDVRWLGFDWGEREFFASDYFDRLYAYAVQLIRQGKAYVDSLSGEQIREYRGTLTRPGRNSPFRDRSVEENLDLFERMKNGEFADGEHVLRAKIDMASPHVVMRDPTLYRIRKVSHHRTGDKWCIYPMYDFTHCLSDSIEGITHSLCTLEFENHRPLYDWILDELGVECHPQQIEFARLNLEYTVLSKRKLLQLVEEGHVNGWDDPRMPTLSGLRRRGYTPESIRAFCDRIGVAKRDSRIDVTLLENAVREDLNRRAPRFMAVLRPLKLVIENYPEGEVEYFDAVNNPEDLSAGTRKVPFSREIYIERQDFMEDPPKKFFRLAPGREVRLRYAYLVTCREVVRDADGEIVELRCTYDPATRGGDAPDGRRVRGTLHWVSAAHARAGEVRLYDRLFVRPNPDEVDPGGSFLDHLNPASLEVITDARLEPHLGELEAGARVQFERLGYFCLDADSRPGHPVFNRTVTLRDTWAKIARQLAAGR, from the coding sequence ATGTCCACAAAGGACCCCGGGGCTCCCCGGGAGGAGTCCCTCGATTTCATCCGGGAGATCATCGCCGCCGACCAGCGCAGCGGAAAGCACGGGGGGCGCGTGGCCACCCGTTTTCCGCCCGAGCCCAACGGTTACCTCCACATCGGTCACGCCAAGTCGATCTGCCTGAACTTCGGCGTGGCGGCGGAGTGGAACGGCACCTGTAACCTGCGCTTCGACGACACGAACCCCTGCAAGGAAGAGCAGGAGTACGTCGACGCGATCAAGGACGACGTGCGCTGGCTCGGCTTCGACTGGGGAGAGCGCGAGTTCTTCGCCTCGGACTATTTCGACCGGCTCTACGCGTACGCGGTGCAGCTCATCCGGCAGGGCAAGGCCTACGTCGACAGCCTGTCCGGCGAGCAGATTCGGGAGTACCGCGGGACCCTGACCCGCCCCGGGCGCAACAGTCCCTTTCGCGACCGCAGCGTGGAGGAGAACCTCGACCTCTTCGAACGGATGAAGAACGGCGAGTTCGCCGACGGCGAACACGTGCTGCGGGCCAAGATCGACATGGCTTCACCCCACGTGGTGATGCGGGACCCGACTCTCTACCGGATCCGCAAGGTCTCCCACCACCGCACCGGCGACAAGTGGTGCATCTATCCGATGTACGACTTCACCCATTGTCTTTCCGATTCCATCGAGGGGATCACCCACTCCCTGTGCACCCTGGAATTCGAAAACCATCGGCCGCTGTACGACTGGATCCTCGACGAGCTGGGGGTGGAGTGCCATCCCCAGCAGATCGAATTCGCCCGGCTGAACCTCGAATACACCGTGCTGAGCAAGCGCAAGCTGTTGCAGCTCGTCGAGGAGGGGCACGTGAACGGCTGGGACGATCCACGGATGCCGACCCTCTCGGGCCTGCGCCGCCGGGGCTACACGCCGGAGTCGATTCGCGCCTTCTGCGATCGCATCGGCGTGGCCAAGCGCGATAGCCGCATCGACGTCACCCTGCTCGAAAACGCCGTGCGGGAAGACCTGAACCGGCGGGCCCCCCGCTTCATGGCCGTGCTGCGCCCCCTCAAGCTGGTGATCGAGAACTACCCCGAGGGAGAGGTGGAGTATTTCGATGCGGTGAACAATCCCGAGGACCTCTCCGCCGGCACACGCAAGGTGCCCTTCTCCCGGGAGATCTACATCGAACGCCAGGATTTCATGGAGGATCCGCCGAAGAAATTCTTCCGTCTCGCGCCGGGGCGCGAAGTGCGCCTGCGTTACGCCTACCTGGTGACCTGCCGGGAAGTGGTGCGCGATGCCGACGGCGAGATCGTCGAACTGCGCTGTACCTACGATCCGGCGACCCGGGGCGGCGACGCGCCGGACGGCCGCCGGGTCCGGGGCACCCTGCACTGGGTTTCCGCCGCCCACGCCCGGGCGGGGGAGGTGCGGCTCTACGACCGGCTCTTCGTGCGGCCCAATCCGGACGAGGTGGATCCGGGGGGGAGCTTCCTCGACCACCTCAACCCGGCGTCGCTGGAGGTGATCACCGACGCCCGCCTCGAGCCCCACCTGGGAGAGCTGGAGGCCGGCGCCCGGGTCCAGTTCGAGCGGTTGGGGTATTTCTGCCTCGACGCGGACAGCCGCCCCGGGCATCCCGTCTTCAACCGCACCGTGACCCTGCGCGACACCTGGGCCAAGATCGCCAGGCAACTCGCCGCGGGCCGCTAG